ttttaatttattatgttATGAAACTAAATAAATGCAGCAACAACTTTTGATCTCCTACAAGTGCAGGAtctctcaaagggggggggataaattcaGATCTGTATCTAGAAGCAACATGTTTCCGAAATTATCAATTGGACAAAAAAAGAAGgtttgagtcccccccccttttttttttttgcacaaccGTAAATAGTTTTGGCCAGGTCCTTTTCTGCAGGAATTTCAAAAATCCCACCAGCTGCAAATCCAGTTTCTTTACGGCCATCTCGGAAACAGTCTGAGATTAGCCTCCGACGGCCCTTCTCTTAACTAATGCGGATGAGCTATGATTCCTTCACGCACTGCCATTGGCCACTGATACCAACTGGGCAATTTTTGTGTTCAGCTGCTGATTGGTCCAGTCCTCTCTGATGTCATCCAGGTGGGCATCAAAATCCACCAGCTGGGAGTAAGCTTTGTCTTCTAGGAGGGTCTTGCAGATGTGACGAGAGGATTCCCAGTCGCTCCACATGACCCTAGAAACCAGCAGAAGGAGGGCATTAAAAACCTGTAGGGCTCGATAGAGACAATTCTCACTCACTGACACTTCGGGAAAAGAGCTGAGGAGAGCCAGTGTCTCTGCACAGAGAGAGTTGGGGAGATcctgccccacctctgccaaCGATTCCTCCTCTGGACTTGGGCATGTCGCTGTCCCTGCAAGCTCATTCCCAAACCGTAAGATGGAAATAATTTTTGGGAGGGCAAATGAAACTGAAATGGTGACGAGGTTTTTGCAGATAAGAGAAATTACAGACAGCGGTGAACTCACAGGTTCTTGTCTTTGGGGATCCATTGCCGATCCTTCTGCTCCAGAACGATCACCGGAGGGACCCGGGGGTTTATCGTGAACTTGCGGTTATCCAACTGGGGGAAGTAAGCAGATGCCGAATGCAATCAGGTTTCTGTAGTTCTGGGGAGAGACATCCCTGCCTTGTCTTTAAGTAAAAGCTAGGTGGTAAGAAGCAGGATGTGAAAGGAGTGCTGGATACGGATGGGAAAGTAGAAATTTTGCACAATGGCATCtggttggggggggcacacagattGCCCACCTCTGCCCTACATAGTCCAGACCCAGTTGTCCCCCAACCCAGCTCTCACCATGATAAGAACGGCGCCCTCATATAGTTCAGCAATGCGTCCGGCAGTCTTTTGTGCAAGGAAAGAAGCGCTGCAGGGGAACagagaaaggaggaaaagaaCAGGTTAAAGAGGGAGGGATGCCCTaaccagtacatttccgagcacaattcaaagtgttggcgctgacctttaaagccctaaatggcctcggcccagtatacctgaaggagcgtctctacccccatcgttctgcccggacactgaggtccagtgccaagggccttctggcggttccctccctgcgagaagtgaggttacagggaaccaggcaaagggccttcttggtagtgggcgcccgccctgtggaacgccctcccatcagatgtcaaggaaacaaactacctgacttttagaagacatctgaaggcagccctgtttagggaaacttttaatgtttgatgttttatcgtgtttttaatatcctgaaagccacccagagtggttggggaggccaggccagatgggcagggtataactaactaactaaccaaccaaccaaccaaccaaactcTGCTCCccagtgtttcctgcttggcagggggttggactggatggcccttgtggtctcttccaactctatgattctatgatttacctCTTATCGTCCATCCCAGAGTTGGCTTGGTAATAGCCAGCAAGGAGCAAATCCAGCTCCGAACTCCAGATGTCAACCTGCAAAAGACATATAAAttcataggaacatgggaagctgccttatacggaatCAAACCATTggggtccacctagctcaatattgtctacaacaggggttcccaacaaaattttctcgaggacccctcatcgagccgctattgtgacaaggacccccattaattactaatcctaaaattaaaaagtgagagccaaattaagagtctttttatattttatatttatacattttttacagttcttccacttcatctgtaggcctttgtcgttttaacgaaccactttttaaccaacggtccatttttaactacgcgaactgtagcttccgcaaaaaacaatgctgtgtttacaaacactactgttttgcaaagaggcagcgcgcgccagggaggagggaggggaatggagaagacagggtacctgcgcagtagcgcacaaatgaagctggcgcgcgcaaagcatcttggggaggtgagcgtttagaatgcgcgcgctgcctctttgcaaaacagtagtgtttgtaaagtgccacctaacagcatacagcagaactactgcctctatctaattctagttttgcgctactctgctcatgcaggaagcagccaaaacaaaaaaatctgttatcatatgaaatatatttaatttttttttattctaatagcatcttgtggacccctctggcatagctcgcggacccctgggggtccgcggaccacctgttgggaaccactggtctacaatgactggcagcagctctccagagtttcaggcagggggcgctctcagcccttcctggatattttggagactgaacctggaaccttttgcatgcatagcagaggctccaccactgagctatggcagtGTCCAGTCACTTGTAGTCAAGCATAAAGCCATgggaattaatggacctaaggtaATTGTGTCCTTTAGTTTCAATGGATCTGTTCCAAGAATGAGTAGCACTCTGGTGCTTTGCTTTTAATTAGCTAACATCGCATATTGCACCATTCTAGAAAGGTATAAATTGGAACCTGGGGAAAAAGGGGGTCATGTCTCCTATAAGTGCAAGGCACCTTTTGCTTCTAAGAATAAACAGTTGCTTTTGTCTCTTGCAACCCACTTTGATTCTCTTTTTTTCCATCTGAGCTAGGACTAGTCCTCATTGCACACCTGAGATGCAATCgcttaaaaaaaattcagctcAAGACCCACTTGTGCCATAGAAAATCCCCatttaaatgaagcttttaataTTGCTTTAATATAGCTTTAGTCATCTGCATTCTATTGCAATGGGGCATTTCAGACTAAAAAGCAagatggaaagggaaaaaaagaagccAGTTCTGTGACCTTACATAATCCCCATcagttaatgatttttttttgggggggaagataTTTAGTGTGAggttacactgggggggggggagagagagacccatGGCCTTCTAGTGTTGCTAGGCTCAACACCcgccagtcccagccagcatggcttctgatcaGGAACgaggggagttgtagcccagaaaATCTGGACAAACAGAAGTTCCTGACCCATGGGTTGCCCAACTGGTTCATTCCTTGGTTAAAGTGGCCTTCTGGTCCCCCCTTCTGCTATCTGCATCCCTCCAAGGGCATACCTGGTTCAAAGCCACCTCCAGCATGACTGTGAGCGACAGGTGGCTGTGGAAGAGGGGGATGCAGTCTGTAATGCAGAGGcattctggctggctggctgttgcCTGGCGCCTCTGAGCCAAAAGCAGCCCGTTCACAGCGGCGTGGGGGTAGCGGGCAGCATGGAGACACATCTTGGCATACGCCCGGGCAGAGATCTCCACTTCACCCATCCTGCCGAGCAAAGGAGCAGTCAGTTCTGCATCCTGAAATACAGGTGCTCCCTAATACACCACTATCCCAGAAACTGGTTAaccccatctttttctccattcATTGCCTTCTCCCACAATATCCGAGGATCTCATCTGCCCTTTCCTCAGCTTCACAACAGCTCCCTGATACCCGAAACATCCAGAGCCTGCCCTCCCCAATCATCTCCCATCCACACATCCTGATGCCCTCCCAAACCCTGATATTTCTTCCATGCAGAGGGCAGGGAACTGGACCTTTCAGAAAAGCCTAGTGGAAGTTCTGGCAAATGCAACATGTCACACACAAGTGCTAGAGGAAAGTGGGAAGCTGGGGAGGGCAAGCTCCCTCTGCCACAAAATGATGTCAACCTGGTGCAGAGAGACCTGAtaattggctatgttggctggggttgatggggagCCACAGCAACACCTGGGGGCCACAAAGTCTCTCCACCTGGGCCCCCCTGCAATCTCTGACTTAAAAGGCATCCTGATGCAAGTGAGAACCAGAGTCTTGTAAGggttacagcagtgtttctcaaacttgggtccccagctgctgttgtactactacaactctcatcgtccccgagcactggtcctgctagccaaggatgatgtagtccaacaacagctggggacccaagcttgagagtgtcagactgggacctAGAGCATAGCTTTCCAAACTGCGTGTCGCGACACGTCAGCgtatcagctgcagtgtgtaggtgtgttgcgcaaacgcaacacacctacacatcatgctcctcccggggctggaaaggggttagttgaACCTGGTAAAACTGGAGCGCTGTTTCGCGAAATGATGtgcgtctaaaaagtgtgtcgccaacatgaaaagtttggaaagctctgatctagaaactcagctatggaactcgctgGAGGCCAGtccttgcctctcagcctagcctgccacgcagggttgttgtggagattaaattgggggggggggagaatcatatACGCCACATTGAGCCCCTTGGAgtaaaagtggggtataaatcggaataataatgatgataactgAGCCTgctctctctgccccagcctccaAAGCTGTGTTTCCGGGGGCCCGTGGCCTGACCCTGCCCTGCTCCCCTCAGCAGCCCCATAACCCCCAGGCCCACTTCCACGAGCGCCCTCAGCCCCCGCGCAGGTTCCCTCCAGTCCTGACCCCTGAGCGCCCCTTCCCCAGGGCTGTCCGTCATGCTGCCAAGAGGCTTAGAGGAGTGAAATGTGGGGAGGAAGGCGACCCCTGGGAGGGGAACCCCTGCGCCCCCCACCAGCCACGCCAGCCCCTCTTCACCCACCTTTCCATGCCTGCCCAGGCGGTTGCTGCTCAAAGACCCCCTCCTACAACACCCTGTCCATTCCAAGCTCCCCCATTGGCAACGCCCGCGGCCAATCACGGCGCGCTCTTCGCCTACGTCCACTTTTACGCTTCCGATTGGTCGCCGCCCTCCGGTGAGTGCGGTCCCATTGGCCGGACCTTTTCCTGaattgagggaggggggaaagccacaCAACTAAACTCCTCCCACTCAGCGCCTTGTGAAAtcagccggcttcctttccccACAGTAGCCTTATAAGCCGCTTCCGGTCTCGTGTTGAACTAGGCCACTCCCGCCTCTCAATGCAGAGGGGCTGCCAACCACAGAGTTGTCACGGTTTCTAGAGCGTCGCCACTCCTTGCCCATAATAAAGAATCATGCCCAATGGCGGCTTTTAGCGTTTACCGGAAGCTCGGCTTGTGCCTCTCTAGCCTTTTGCCGGCgtcatttttctccctttcccagGACCATAAAATAATATGCTAGAGTGGTTCCTGCACTCCCCAAACCCGGAAGTTAGACGTAAAGTAGTATTctctcagggacccaggtggcgctgtggttaaatcactgagcctagggcttgctgatcagaaggtcggcggttcgaatccctgtgacggggtgagctcccgttgcttggtcccagctcctgccaacctagcagttcgaaagcacgtcaaaatgcaagtagataaataggaaccgctacagcgggaaggtaaacggcgtttccatgtgctgctctggtttaccagaagcggctttgtcatgctggccacatgacctggaagctatacgccggctccctcggccaataatgcgagatgagcgcgcaaccccagagtcggtcacgactggacctaatggtcaggggtccctttacctttaccttagtattCTCTCATAAGCATGAAATATATTATAGGGGGTCACATACAAAGCTGCCCCCCATCCCCATAGAGAGCCTATGTTtttaatagtaaaggtaaaggtaaagggacccctgaccattaggtccagtcgtgaccgactctggggttgcgcgctcatctcgcattattggccgagggagccggcgtatagcttccaggtcatgaggccagcatgacaaacccgcttctggcaaaccagagcagcacatggaaacgccgtttaccttcccgctgtagcggttcctatttatctacttgcattttgacgtgctttcgaactgctaggttggcaggagctgggaccaagcaacgggagctcaccccgtcacagggatttgaaccgccggccttctgatcagtaagccctaggctcagtggtttaaccacagcgccacctgggtcgctttaccttcccgctgtagcggttcctatttatctacttgcattttgacgtgcttttgaactgctaggttggcaggagctgggaccaagcaacgggagctcaccccgtcacagggattcgaaccgctgaccttctgatcagcaagccctaggctcagtggtttaaccacagcgccacctgggtccctcgttTTTAATAGTACACAGGTAGAAATTCAACGGATGCTGCTTTCCAATCAGTACCACCTAggaaaagctgcacctgttgagTTTCAAGCAGCTCCTAGCCAAATACTGATCCATTATGTTCAGGTGTAACAAGAAAGGGAACCAGTGTGGCATTGTGTCAGGGGCGCCTGGGTtcaaggactttgttagcccaaaaatggaaaactcaggatttaccaacaattgaagagtggcagacaaaaatgatagactatgcggaattagcgagactgactagcaggatccggaatcagggagaaacaaggttccaaagagactggagtaaatttgtggattacatggaaaagaactgtagaagtttaaagacacttgcaggactgaaataaatcctacgaattgattttaaatgggtggaataaaggaactgcgagataagaactgaatagaaaaccaaatgaggggagggagggaagtcgagctcggcagagcattgagaatgagaaatttggaaagaattgcTAAAAAGATTGTTGtatgtgttgtatttgttttttagtgtttgtttgtttgtttgttttgtttattgttttatatgtgctttaattggaaaatttaataaaatgcttataaaaaaaaaggagcgcctgggttcaaatccccatgtagCCATGAACCTTACTAGGTGATCTTGGGCAGGAAACATTTAGGGAATGTTTAGACATCCCATCAAAAGAGGAACACCCAGTAGCTGCTTTAAAGTGAATAAAATTAAATTGGGAGTTCAGATTGTGCTGGTGGCTCAAAGGGCCACAATAAACGTGATAATGTGTACCCCTGGAAATCCTTGAGTGGGCTTGTACAAGAAGATCAAGGATTGGTCACTCAGTTACTGTTTTGCCTTTGACTCAGTTCCAGGATCAAATTGCGAAGAAGCTGGTTTTCATTCCCCAGGCCCATTCGGCCCAAGTCCCAAAGTAGAAGACACAGACGGAAAATTAAACAAggcatgtttttattattattattattattattattagacaaagTACTCCTTTCCAAAGTACCACAAGCTATCAAACGGCAGAAAACAGCCATCAGGCACAGAAATTCGgagaacaaaaaatgaaaaatcttGTTTTAAGCCTCCGTTATGGATTTCCTAGATGAGTGTGATGATCTTAACAGAGGCTGGAGCAGGCTAAATTAATCTGATTACAAAGCGAGAATTTAGTGCTCTCCAGacattgtggactacaactcccatcagtctcagccaagcATGTtggcagtggctgatgggagttgtagtccacgaTATCTGGAGGGAAACCAGGTTGGGGGTGGTTGTGCTAAAGTGAGAGGGTTCACAGTGGTTCCAGattcaagcaattaaaaaaacaacaacatagctaGTGAAAATTTAAGACCTGGATTTCTCCAGCTCTTATTATGTTCCATTTCACAGAACTTTTGTAAGAAAGAAAAGGCCACACATTGAGGCATTATTCATAATCAGCCACAGACATTTGAGAATCCACTTTTAAACTCCCTtcccaaaaacaaaaaatctttttACCCCTATATTGCTCTGCTCTCCCCATGACAGTGAAACCCCCAAAGGAAAATAGAAGCTGGCAGAAGTGGTTGTCAGAGATTCCAGAATCAGTACATGGATGGCTTCTCTTCACCTTTGGGGTTGGTCAATTTCTCCAGGTTTTTGCTCAAGATGTGGTAGAGCTCAGCCTGCAGGGGATGGCAGAACACTTGTTAAGTGCTAAGAGATTTTTCTCAGTTGCGCTCCACTATTTCCCTCTCTTTCGACTGCTGTACTAACCCGTCACCTCCCTCTAGCATACTCACATAAAACCCACGGATATCGAGCAGCATTGTCTGGATTTCCCTGTACACGGCCTCATCCCGCTCATGAACGAGACACCGGTAATCCATCTGCAGGGGGATAAGGTGCGCAAGTCAGATCACAACCAGGGACACCATTTCAAGGATGTTAAAAAGCCCCCCGAGTTTCTCCTGGCCAAGGTCGACGTCTTGAGCTTGAACCCTTTCGAGGCCGGGGAAAGTCTAAAGGAAGGCTCAAATCCCATCACTCACTCTTATAACATAGCTCAgctgtgttataagaattctaaggtctcaaatataaattaaatgttcataaatgtacaaggcaaacacatatataagtatataaaccacgtgtctgaaatagtacaggagagcaatcctgaagccattttgactctcccaaattgacctcaaatactTTTCTGcatggaggaaggaaatgggacagcctccccattgtcttttgctcacaaatcctgtcctaagggcatatttgtgtatgaatagggtgagcccatgacctggattcaggaactaaagtattaactaTCACAAAAGAATGGTCAGACTAgtgcccaggtaatgcaaccagtgaccattatcaggtatcctggcagacaggacttctgctgtagactgcctccttctgtgatgcatGTATGAGGTTttaggggggtggtcttgggctacagggtgggcaatttcaaaactTTATCTCGGGTATCTcggtggtatctcgggttacaggcgcttcaggttacagacgcttcaggttacagactctgctaacccagaaatagtaccttgggtttagaactttgattcaggatgagaacagaaatcacggcggcggcagcagcgggaggccccattagctaaagtggtacctcaggttaagaacagtttcaggttaagaacggacctccagaacaaattaagttcttcgATGTATCActgtataagggcttgcacaccattgttcaaggttctcctccctcctgcttgtggtgagtggggaccctgttgcaacagagtcATTCATGCTCAGAAACTACAATGTGTGAAGCTGCGATAAGCTGAGTTGTTTACAACAGGTACAAGGTCACTCTGAAGAATGCTTTCTACACATGACAGAGAGAGATGTTTAGTCTCAACTCTGCTATCACAGTGTGAAGATGTAAAGAGATTGTTTAGGCAGCTTTCAGGGTCAGGCCCAGAGCGTTAAGATTAAACCGAACCTCCATCAGGGAGGTTGTACTAGAATGTTTCCTGCGATTGATTTCTATACTCCATGCAAGACTTGGGACTCCTAAACGCTTGGAAGCTGTGTGTTACTctgctaaaaaaaagggggggggcctGATACTTGGACCCAAAGAAAGGAGTTTTGGTTGCCTAAAAAATCCCAAcaggttagagcgtggtgctgataatgccaagtgtcatggtttattgtgactactcttgagtaacggccgtccacatgcttgtctttcagacgtttttattggtgcacattatttacagtgtaacggattgctcacttcatgtctacccgctcgagtcagttTCCTGCACTAATTCCTTCCGCGTTcgcgaccagcataaaagcctcggaactgagaagcgcctccctttccttctctttctcaattccggcgtcggaggGACGGGTCTTCTATCTggcctattcctgtccactctttccgcctccctctcttcctgcctatggagcactccctctctgtttcctgactcaccccttcagacccctcgctctcatgactgcttggagacgggctgcttctgatggggggggggttcctctataatccctccccctcacaccaaggttgcaggtttaatACCCATATGggacagatgcatattcctgcattgcagggttgagctaaatgatcctcaggatcccttccaactctacaattctttaacTCGATGACACTCCTCAACCGATCCCCCAAAGTCAGAGTGGAAGGACTTCTGTTTTTCTATTACTCACCACATGGGTATCCTTGGAGGCCTTGGCGACGGCATCCCCACGCTCTAAAAAATACCTGGAATGAAGAATGTTGCCAATGGTCAGAATGCGTGCTACCTGCTCTACTGCTAGGCTGTCACCCAGAACAGACTGGGTGGCCGCTCCAGGTTTTGTGCGACTCCAGCACCCATCAGATAAAGCCAACACAGACCGGGAAGGATATGAAACAAATGAAgctttaagcttcagggcccctgaCCCTGGAGGGGTCATTGAAGCAAACTTGGTATGCATCGCTTTAAAATTTGGGGTTTAGTACAACTCAAACAgattttttgttgtatatatgtCAAAAAACCCAAAATTTGAGAGTCACCAGCACAGATGTTGCAAAGGCCGAGTGTTGCAGTAAGTGTTGCAGTAAGtgttgctctggtcagacctcacctggagtactgtgtccagttctgggcaccacagttcaagaaggatactgacaagctggaacgtgtccagaagagggcaaccaaaatggtcaaaggcctggaaacgatgccttatgaggaatggcttagagagctgggtatgtttagcctggagaagagaaggttaaggggtgatatgatagccatgttcaaatatataaaaggatgtcatatagaggagggagaaaggttgttttctgccgctccagagaagcggacacggagcaatggattcaaatttcaagaaagaagattccacctaaacattaggaagaacttcctgacaataagagctgtttggcagtggaatttgctgccaaggagtgtggtggagtctcctctcctcctttggaggtctttaagcagaggcttgacaggcatatgtcaagaatgctttgatggtgtttcctgcttggcagggggttggactggatggccctagtggtctcttccaactctaagttgATTCTAAGTTGACTTGCTCTGCCTAATGTAATTCTTTCCTCTTTTCAACAGAGGTCAAGACCGCTTTGAGGAACGACGGGTTCACGAAAGTACTTAAGCAGATACCAAGAAACCCCACACTCACAGAAGATTGGTGGTAATTTGCCATGGagcaaccccattgaagaagagagcAGGGGTTAACCGGACCTTGTTACTGGTTGTGAAGGGGACCCcgtaacagttcaagcttcaggggccCCCCAAATGAAGGATCACCATTGGCACAGAcagtggctaggaatgatgggagttgtagtccaagcaaCATAGAGCCTGAGAATGGTACACCATGAGGCCGGAATATTGCATTGTGCTCTATGAGACTCCCAAGACTaaggttaaaaagaaataaaataaaataaaataaaatagggagaaCACAgccgaggggaggggaaagagacttTCTGCTGGCCATCAAgcaatggctttttccacctgccttggccccctcccccccccccccaccataggGAACAGCAGAAGCAGGTGGGAAGAGATAATTTTTcagggatattttaaaaaataattttacaagTTCTGTGCCTTTGCTTCTCAATTTGCACTGTGTTATTTTACGCACTGCAACTTGCTGCTATTTTTACTGACCGTAGTTTAGAAATTATATATTGTAACTGTTAAAGCGTGGATGTCTGTTTAATTGTCATTTGCCGATATTTAATTGTATTGTGCACCGTTATATTCTAacggattattgaatattacttcaTTTGAGGCAAGTTgattatttacattttaattgcAACATTTGTCgtttcttcagcttgcaaacCGCCTTGCACCTAGTAATACAGACCAGCAGCATAGAAACTAGaagtgaaatgaaacaaaacgtGCTCTGGAACGTAGTGCTAATACGCAGAACGGTCCCCAGGGCAAATTACCCAGAATACCCTGTGGTTACCCTCCCATCCTTTCCTCTTACTTAGCAATAGTGGTCTGGAAAGCCTCCGCCTTGGTCTTCAGGGCTGTGATCCGTTCGAGAACCTTCTCCTGTCAAGAGGAAAGAAACATGACGAGTTTTGCTTTTGGGGTGGCGAGGGGCGGGCTGTGGATCGGCGCCAGGCGAGGGGCGGATTCTCCGAGCGCCTCGCTTCCTCTTACCTGAACCGCTACGCCAAAATCGTTGCCGTCCTCGATTTTGGGAATCATGTATTGAATCCAGGTTGTCACCTGAGGGGAACGAGGAGAAAGGAAGCTGAGGGGGGCCCTGAGCGAAGGGCTCGTTTTTGCCAGCTAGCCCAGATGCACGTCCGAGAAAAATCCACACATTAATTTAAGATTTTTAATAGACTAGAGCCTCCAGGCACCTTTTATACAATTTGGCCCTTCCTTCGTTACACATACTTTCCCCAAGACAAGCCTTGCAAATCTGGAACTACCCATGGCAACCAAATGACGCTGATATTCTATCTGAAGACGTTTTTTATCCTCACCTTTTCCCTTACTTTCACGATCTGGGCTTCCCGTTGCTTAAGCCACAGGTAAAAccacaggttgttttttttaatttcgtctttttactcccatctggacgtcaccacaggtcttcatatacaaaatcggccaggcacaggaacagttcccccccccttgtgccattaaattgttaaatttgtagatgtgtagctgaaaggggggacccaggtggtgctgtggttaaaccactgagcctagggcttgctgatcagaaggtcagcggttcgaatccctgtgacggggtgagctcccgttgcttggtcccatctcctgccaacctagcagttcgaaagcacgtcaaaatgcaagtagataaataggaaccgctacagcgggaaggtaaacggcgtttccatgtgctgctctggtttgccagaagcggctttgtcatgctggccacatgacctggaagctatacgccggctccctcggccaataatgcgagatgagcgcgcaaccccagagtcggtcacgactggacctaatggtcaggggtccctttacctttacctttagctgaaAGGGAGGTCAATTATCTTAAGTGTTTTTAAGTGttaggtgtaacttcagcctgaacacagcagagttcgTGCAgatttttccggaagcttctggcggtaacttaaatgactagatgTCTGACGCAgagtaaactatatacaggatttattaaaataaaagaaatccagagtttctatgtacaactttagaactcaaaacaaagtaaaataaatcctttcctctctgtctctctcacacaaccgatacagcacctctcctcctacactgaccacactacgtactgtgctagctttctctgataacaggtctcagtgctgatctcaaccaatgagagcgcagttactatggcagaagtagaccttg
The window above is part of the Zootoca vivipara chromosome 13, rZooViv1.1, whole genome shotgun sequence genome. Proteins encoded here:
- the EMC9 gene encoding ER membrane protein complex subunit 9, coding for MERMGEVEISARAYAKMCLHAARYPHAAVNGLLLAQRRQATASQPECLCITDCIPLFHSHLSLTVMLEVALNQVDIWSSELDLLLAGYYQANSGMDDKSASFLAQKTAGRIAELYEGAVLIMLDNRKFTINPRVPPVIVLEQKDRQWIPKDKNLVMWSDWESSRHICKTLLEDKAYSQLVDFDAHLDDIREDWTNQQLNTKIAQLVSVANGSA
- the PSME2 gene encoding proteasome activator complex subunit 2: MAKSCTIQVSKESREKMAVFRASLLQEGEEFLCTFLPRKILQLDQILKEGALNVKDLTTLRAPLDIPIPDPPPKDDEMETEKEKEKEAPKCGYLKSNEAIVSLLDRVKPEVREFKEKCILVTTWIQYMIPKIEDGNDFGVAVQEKVLERITALKTKAEAFQTTIAKYFLERGDAVAKASKDTHVMDYRCLVHERDEAVYREIQTMLLDIRGFYAELYHILSKNLEKLTNPKGEEKPSMY